From a single Synergistaceae bacterium genomic region:
- a CDS encoding phosphatase PAP2 family protein: MDITYLLWLQDFRNSINGVLDPFMEWISLFGVRHIVLLPVFVYWCLNKKKGLFIMFAWKLSQTINAIVKLTACVYRPWIRDARIVPAGDSIRTAGGYSFPSGHTMMAVPIYGGLATCTKNKLARLFWVVMILVLMFSRNYLGVHTPQDVVVGCILGLASIWIAQKAFDYLELHPEKDALIMILCALAGILTLVYVTYKPYPMDYVDGKLLVDPVKMQIDSWGDAGGFASFALMWYIESRFIKFEPTGWNVKGVIICVIGMLPLCWVISDLGGYTAGFFGAHVGKLVAKTLLFFYVMIVWPLVIKLFTSRKQ, from the coding sequence ATGGACATAACATACTTGCTGTGGCTTCAGGATTTCCGCAACAGCATCAACGGCGTGCTTGATCCGTTCATGGAATGGATTTCGCTTTTCGGCGTGAGGCACATAGTATTGTTGCCTGTGTTCGTGTACTGGTGCCTGAACAAGAAGAAGGGGCTGTTCATAATGTTTGCGTGGAAGCTCAGCCAGACCATCAACGCAATCGTGAAGCTCACGGCGTGCGTATACCGCCCGTGGATTCGTGATGCGCGCATTGTTCCGGCGGGCGACTCGATAAGGACAGCAGGAGGCTACTCATTCCCGAGCGGCCATACAATGATGGCAGTACCGATTTACGGCGGGCTTGCCACGTGCACGAAGAACAAGCTGGCGCGTCTGTTCTGGGTTGTGATGATTCTGGTTCTCATGTTCTCCCGCAACTATCTGGGCGTTCACACCCCGCAGGATGTTGTCGTGGGATGCATTCTCGGCCTCGCGTCGATCTGGATTGCGCAGAAAGCCTTTGACTACCTCGAGCTTCACCCGGAGAAAGACGCGCTGATCATGATTCTCTGCGCGCTCGCAGGAATCCTCACTCTGGTCTACGTAACCTACAAGCCATACCCGATGGATTACGTTGACGGAAAGCTGCTCGTTGACCCCGTGAAGATGCAGATAGACTCTTGGGGGGATGCCGGAGGTTTCGCGTCGTTCGCGCTGATGTGGTACATCGAGAGCCGCTTCATCAAGTTCGAACCCACAGGCTGGAACGTCAAAGGAGTAATTATCTGCGTGATCGGAATGCTTCCGCTCTGCTGGGTAATCTCGGACTTGGGCGGGTACACTGCCGGCTTCTTCGGAGCACACGTCGGGAAGCTGGTCGCGAAAACCCTGCTGTTCTTCTACGTGATGATAGT